Proteins encoded within one genomic window of Humulus lupulus chromosome 1, drHumLupu1.1, whole genome shotgun sequence:
- the LOC133792806 gene encoding lysM domain-containing GPI-anchored protein 2, which translates to MGSTTYPAILLSLFFISAHLVAQSAAQTPPVFKCSTGAKTTCQGLVDYVVPNATTLAGIQALFGIKKLYTLLGANNHPITTPRNTTVAAKETIKIPFPCSCFNGAGASRGAPNYTVKPGDGLDHIAREIFSNLVSYQRIADVNRIPNVNLIQPGQTFTIPLPCSCDELNGTQVVHYGHVVKIGNTVEGIAQEFGTTEETILKLNGIVNSTEILAGQVLDVPLKVCSSSVRKDSLDSPILLPNGTYVVTANDCVKCSCDSSKNWTLQCEPAQIKLTNKTWSTCPSMQCSDSSLALGNTTFTTTDSTCRATTCSYAGFSNQTIFTTLLNQPTCLGTNPNNAYSKMGLGAWSWNYLFISIHLVLIGIGLGL; encoded by the exons atgggTTCCACAACTTATCCGGCGATTCTCCTCAGCCTGTTCTTCATCTCGGCCCACCTCGTGGCCCAATCGGCGGCCCAAACGCCGCCGGTTTTTAAATGCAGTACTGGTGCGAAGACCACGTGTCAAGGCCTAGTCGACTACGTGGTTCCCAACGCCACCACCCTCGCGGGTATCCAAGCTCTCTTCGGTATCAAAAAGTTATACACTCTTCTCGGCGCCAACAACCACCCGATAACGACTCCACGCAACACAACAGTGGCCGCGAAGGAGACGATCAAGATCCCGTTCCCCTGCTCCTGCTTTAACGGAGCGGGCGCCTCGAGGGGAGCCCCGAACTATACAGTGAAGCCCGGAGACGGACTCGACCATATAGCGAGGGAAATTTTCTCGAATCTGGTGTCGTACCAGCGGATCGCCGACGTTAACCGCATCCCGAATGTGAATTTGATTCAACCGGGGCAGACGTTTACGATTCCGCTACCATGTAGCTGTGACGAGTTGAACGGAACCCAGGTGGTCCACTACGGACACGTGGTGAAAATTGGAAACACCGTGGAGGGGATTGCTCAGGAATTCGGTACTACAGAGGAGACGATACTGAAGCTGAATGGGATTGTTAACTCTACTGAGATCCTGGCTGGTCAAGTCCTCGACGTTCCTCTTAAAG TTTGTTCATCATCAGTGAGGAAGGACTCGTTGGATAGCCCTATACTTTTGCCCAATGGGACCTATGTTGTCACTGCTAATGACTGTGTCAAATGCAGTTGTGATTCCTCAAAAAATTGGAC aTTGCAATGTGAGCCAGCCCAAATTAAGCTGACCAACAAGACCTGGTCCACGTGCCCTTCCATGCAGTGTTCGGATTCTAGTTTAGCTTTGGGCAATACTACTTTTACTACTACCGATTCCACATGCAGGGCCACAACATGTTCGTACGCTGGTTTCAGTAACCAAACCATCTTCACCACCTTACTTAACCAGCCCACTTGTTTAG GTACCAATCCAAATAATGCGTATTCAAAGATGGGTCTGGGAGCTTGGAGCTGGAACTACCTTTTCATCTCAATTCACTTGGTTCTCATTGGGATTGGTCTTGGTCTATGA